In the genome of Takifugu rubripes chromosome 18, fTakRub1.2, whole genome shotgun sequence, one region contains:
- the ndufa5 gene encoding NADH dehydrogenase [ubiquinone] 1 alpha subcomplex subunit 5 → MAGLIKKTTGLVGLAVSHNAHERLAILYSKILGSVQTMPQDAAYRKYTEQLIKDRLQHVETEPDVQKLEEKINCGQIEEVIFQAECELALSRKMLTWKPWEPLIEEPPANQWKWPI, encoded by the exons ACGACTGGCCTGGTGGGCCTGGCTGTTTCCCATAATGCCCATGAG CGTCTGGCCATACTCTACTCAAAGATCCTGGGCTCAGTGCAGACTATGCCGCAGGATGCAGCCTACAGGAAGTACACCGAACAGCTGATCAAGGACAGGCTACAGCACGTAGAGACG GAGCCTGATgttcagaagctggaggagaagattaACTGTGGCCAGATTGAAGAAGTCATTTTCCAG gcagaGTGTGAGTTGGCTCTGTCCAGGAAGATGTTGACTTGGAAACCATGGGAACCGCTGATAGAGGAGCCTCCTGCCAACCAATGGAAATGGCCCATCTGA